Sequence from the Lacerta agilis isolate rLacAgi1 chromosome 6, rLacAgi1.pri, whole genome shotgun sequence genome:
TACAAGAATGTAtaatataaatgtataaatattgtatacagtcgtaccttggttgccaaatggaatccattccggaagtccgttcaacttccgaaaatgttcaacaatcaaggcgcagcttccgattggctgcaggagcttcctgcactcaatcagaagccacataggatgttcgggttccaaagaacgttcgcaaaccaaaacacttacttctgggtttgtagcgttcgggagccaaaacattcaagtcgcaaagcattcgggatccaaggtatgacagtATTGCTCTCTTTTTTgcgttttttttccttttatatgtatctttcttgttttgtttatcTCCCTctcatttttccttctttttttctgtatcactttatttcttttaactgaaatcaccttaataaaatataaatataaaaagaaactCTGGACttagctacattagtaaagaaacagcaatttgaatgcactacagtggtaccttgggttaagaacttaattcgttccagaggtctgttcttaacctgaggtaccactttagctaatggggcctcccactgccaccatgctgccactgcacaatttctgttctcatcctgaagcaaagttcttaacccgaggtactatttctatattagcagagtctgtaacctgacacgtctgtaacctgaagcgcctgtaacccgatgtaccactgtataaagtaacatgcaacaccagatggagcAAGAGAGCAGGGAATTTAAAAACATGGTTTTCCATAgggattttttcttttgtttaaatgatctaatttctggcttatttgtagcatttcccccctctgtttagatctctcactccccacccctgcaatatgGGGGTAAAAAAATAGTGACCtgtaggaagtccacaagcaggatgtgagcacaACTGCACCCTCTGCACTTGCACTCACCAGCAACTGATTCTCTGGGGCAGacagtctccaacagtggagagagaacatagccatcatgaatTTATCTCATCCTCATTGAAAGCCAtcgaagttggtggccatcaagtATGGCACAGTGGTTTGAGttttggaccaggacctgggagaccagggtttaaatgcccactcagccatgaagctcactgcatgGCCTTGAGCCCATCactatctctcaacctaacctacctcacagggttgttgtgaggataacatggagagggagggagagagcaaagCATGCAGGCTACCTTGAGGTTCTTGGTGGAAAGGCAAGattccactgtaataataataatattttacaagGAGAAATCCATAAGACCATTCAGCCATAAGTCTCAAACTACCTAGCTGGAAGGGATACACTTTGAAGATCACTGAAggaattgtgggaatgttgaggaaggtaggagaggatatattgattcaatattatccctcctcactcacgctagtgagcaagcagcagagcacattcccttgcagaTTGCTGGAATCAAGTTGATGAATTCGTTTGAATCATTTAAATTCAGCAATCCATTCCAATCGGTATTGTTCCTGCAAGTTTCTCCTTTtatttccctcctaaaataataataacatgacGGTCTTCTTTAAAATTAAGAGTAAAGTTTACTTActttcagttcacagcagtaatctgaTGGCAGGCTTCATCATGTGGTTACAGTTACATTTGTAGAGAAAAGAAATCTGAGCTAGGCCTCAGACGTTCTAACTTatggcttccatcctctgtaagaATGAGCTatgtgctggctaagagccagaagAGGAGGTCCAAGAGAGAAGTCGGAaaggagaaaatggggaaaggggaagatgGCTGTGTGGCTAGCCCTTTTACAGGGTCTGCTAGGGTCACACCCaactacctggtcacacacaaggGGAGGAGGCTCCAGAACAGGTATGACAGGCAGTCCTCCCCGTCTGGAgtcacattcccctgtgtgtccactctaggcaacaggTAAATGTTGTACTTGCCTGCTTCAGTGATGATACATTCCACAGGAATGTAGGTGGGAAGGAAAGAGCTGCAGCAAACTGAGTATGTGATTGATCCTTTCTATGGACAATACATCATTAGTATTGTCCAGAACAGCAATTTTTAGGTAAGAAGGTAAAATATTTGGTGGTGATTGCCtactcctttattattatttttaatttacatATGTATCAAATGTATCTGCCCATGCGCATACCCACACTCCTCCAAATCACCACTTATATGCTTAGAAGTCCATGTTCTCAATGTGATGGTTTTGGAGAACTTTCAGAAAAGGataggtaaggggacccctgactgttaggtccagtcgcggacgactctggagttgtggtgctcatctcgctttgttggctgagggaaccggcatacagcttccgggtcatgtggccagcatgactaagccgcttctggcgaaccagagctgcgcacggaaatgCTTCACTTTGTATACATCACTTTGTATGTGATGTATCAGAAAAGGATACATCACATACAAAGTGAAAATCCATGTGCAAGAAACTAGGAGGCAGAGAGGCTAAGGAGAATGAGAGAGTGGTGCATATTGAGAGCAAAGGTCTTGGCCcataagaaaaaaaatcccaaagtcTCTATTTGGGCAACGTCTTTCTTAGACCGCCCAAAATGTCATTGAATAATGTGCAACCTTTCAAGTGCCTCCAAATTCTCGATCGGtggagggaacattctttcatatatggtggacttgtaaaagggtaaaagagaattgggaaatgatccataatgaattgcaaaaaatgtttaaaagtactttccccccccccccaaaaaaaaaccctgagttctgttggggataattcagactaaATTCCCACGTATCAAAAAAGGTTATCTATGTATGGTACTACTGTGGCCTGTGTtatgttagcccaaaaatggaaaatgagcgaggtcccaactaaagaagaatgcaacttaagttgacagaatatgcacaactcacaGAGTTAACATAtgaaataagagaacaagaagaacatacatttaaagaagattggaaaacgtttattgaatatatgggaaataattgtgtacagctgaaaacgctggcaacattaagataaattcaacagtgtaaacaagttttgatggaagcaatgatggaatactgaatggtatagatTTTGTTTAATATGTAaaatttatgatatgtaaaatgtaccatggaaagagaagaagggaagtcattgatatcttacggatggaaatgagtattttaaattgtaaacagaaaacttaataaaatttatataccaaaaaaaaaaggattctCGATCGGGCtagatgtaaaataaaaataaaaaatattggggagggcaaaaggaaaagggggctgTTAGTCAAGTCATCCAATAGGTCTCTACAAACGCCTTAACATCCcctaaaacacacaaacaaaaaaagcacaacGACCAGCAAAAGGAGCCGGCTGGCTGGCTTGAGTTCTAAAAGGAAGGGCTTCTAGACCGCTCAATTTGACGCACGCGCGCGATCGCCAGCTCTTAGGTTGTGGAGGCTTCGCTCGCTTGAGGGCTCGTGTTTCCTAAATGAAGCTTACTATATTATTAACGCTTTATAAGCGGGTTCTTCCCTGCAGGCAAccaagctggccacatgagcgGTGCATTGGGAGTCTGGTGGTGGAAGAGGCCTCATATTATACCAAGTCAGAGTCAGACCATCATGGGTCGTCCAGACCGTCCAGCTAAGCTGAGGGCTGTCTCCACTGGCTGGCAGCGGGtcgccagggtttcagaaagggcacGTTCTCCCCAGGCCTACCCGGAGATGATGGGGACTAACCTTTTGCGCGTAAAGCAGACGCCCTACCGCGGAGCCACTGCCCTACCGTGGACTTCTGCAGCTAAACGTCCCACGATCTCGAAACGAGGGCTTAGCCGACTTAATATCCTGCGGGGTGATCTTGAGGCCCTTTCGGGGTCCCTTCAGGGAGGAATCTGCGCTGCGGTGATTTCCCCTCTCGCTGCCTCTTGGTTCTTTCCCGTTGCCTCCTTTTTTTTCGTAGCCCAGTTCTTCCCCTTCCTCACCGTCTTCTGCGGAcgaatctctccctccccctctctctttcctgcattgcagacctATTGGCAAACAGAAAACTCCGCAAGAAGAACATGAGACCGACTGCTTTCCTAACCCGAACACGTGCGTGCATAAATGCTCAGAAAAGGACCATTCGATTCTCATCCAGATTTCCTTTCCGGAGACCTGTGTCTAATTGACTGGCCTGGCTTAGTTTAACACCATCCCCACTGAtctaagagtagacccattggactCAATGGAactttctgagtaggcatgtacagGATGTCCTCAACATcaatggtttctttaaaaaattaatccTCATCAGCTGCCACTAAGAGGCTTGAATTGCGCGCGAGTGCCGAAGAGTGCATTCATTCCTGGCGGCATCACCGCCCGGCTTTCTTTCCCGTGAAGAAGATCGCATGGCTACGATCGTGCTGTTAATGTAAGTGGAGCTGAGAATTAAATCTACGAGAAGAATCAATGGGACGAGAATTCTGTGTTAATTGGGCTGATGGAGTGCCCGATATATGGCTCTGGGTAGTTAAAATAAAAGGCATACCCTCAGGATCTCCGGGGACAAGGGTAGTTCAGGACGCTTTTTTCATAACTTTTACATACCTGTCTAAAAAAAACGACTTGCCGGCATCCTCGCCCTTAAATTTTTCATAGGCTTTATTAATTTGGAAGGTGTCTACCTTTCAGTAGAGAACGGCTTCCCTGTTTTACGAAGTAACACAAGCGAATCAAATCATATACTGTTTATCCGAATTGTATTTCAACATCAATTACGATTAGTCGATGGTGCTGGTTATGATTATTACGCCTCGAACTAGGGATGTCGCCTccagcagaaaataaaaaaataaatcacgaCGCAATTCATCAGATGCATGCCTGGGGAAGAAGTGATGATGCAATTCTTCGTCACAGTGTGACGTTGTGCGGGGAAAGATTATAGCTCATATTCCTTCCTCTGACTTAAAAGCCATGTGAATTAATtataatacagtatttttttaaaaaaaacgtgtAACGTAATGGAATCTAAAATATATGCGACactaataaataaacaacactagcctatgcatgtttactcggaagtaagtcccactgtatccACTGGGCCTTACTCCAAggaaagtatgcataggatttcatACTTGTTGTTGCTGCATATATTCGATATATACAGTAAAGCTATTTCCGTTTGGCCATTCGCGTATTTCAGTTACACAGATGAGCAATGCAAACGACGACACACACATTCTATTTCTGCCCTTTTCCCTTTCAAGGAGAAAATTCTGCCTTGCTTCTTATCTGCTAGAAAATTGCAGGAGTTAATATTAGAGATATATGAGACATCGTGCTCTCTTTGaaacggtatctgaagaagtgtgcatgcacacgaaagctcataccaataacaaacttagttggtaaggtgctactggaagggttttctTTTATATTCTTTGAAATGGATTGTTTACGAAAAACCCAAGAGAAAATGTTGAAACATTTCCCACCCGTTACACATATTCCTAGGGTATTTCTGTGTAGAACGCTTTGCGAATCAGCTTGCTAGTTCAACGATTGCTCTgttatacaagatctcaaagtgtTCGATATTCTAGAAGCTTCAAACAATGCTGTTTGCTTGGAGTACTGGGAAAAATAAACCTTATCTGCCCACTAGGAGGCGCTATTTGGAATTTCCTAATTCCAAAATTAATACAATGAAACTCACTTAGCCAGGGGAAATACATGGGTGGGTAAGAAGATAGTTTTTTAAAAGAGACTGTTCACTTCTGACGTCTTGTGCTGCCTCCAGAAATAACACAATAAGAGTTGAGAACTAGGATGATGTATTCTTTAAAGAAAACATGAGCACCAACATCTTGTCCTCTGTAGGCTTGaataaaatactttctttcctACTGCAGTGAATGGAATCTGGCATGAATTTCAATATCCAGGAACTATCAAGGCTGCATGTATTACTATGATTGAATGACAAATTTGCTTAAATCTGACAAATTTCAAAATTGCCACTAATTCAAATACTGGAATATTTGGTAAATCACATTTAAGAAATCACTGGCATAGTTTTCTTCCTCATCGGATACATAAAGGAGTTTAAAATACTACACAAATCTAATTATTCAGAATACATTTAAGAGCAAAGAAATACCATATAAAATATCTCTTCTTTGCTGAACATCAGCTTTTGCCACCAAAGCTATAATTACACTGAAgagccacaaataacccaaatcCCTGATAAGAAGTTGAAAATTCAGATATCAAGATGAGCTATTCATATTTTTCAAATATTGATATGCAAATTTGATATCTGAGGGTTTGAATAAGAACACAaggcagggagggtgggggaatgaaaACATAGAAATGAGAAATTTCCTCACTGTTTCATTTCAGTTCTGCACTATACAAGTCCAGCTACACATTCAGCTATAATTTGGCATGGCCCTGTCAGGACTGTCTCACTTCAGAAAGTGTGTTTTAATTACcctattttaaaaactgaagaaaaataaCCTAGAATATCAGAAAGAAGACTACATTTTGCAATCTTTACCCTTACATGCTATCTTACTACAGacaggaaggattattttatatGGGGGGAAACTCAttcatgtgatttcccccctacCCATAATCTGAAAAGGTACAGTCCAGAAAGAGTTGTACCATAGGATAGCAGACTTGTCAGAATCTggggtttaattcccatctcagTAAAAGCTGAGCTCAGCCTCAacttcccatctgtaaaatgatAATACTATCCACTTTGGGCATGCTGCTTTTGCACAGATATGCTATGGAAAGAAATGCTTTGTACATTAAAAATGGTGTATGAATTAAATAACAGCAAAAAGTATTAATGGGTTGAGGAACTGAAAACGCAGAGACACAATCAGCAAAATTCAGAGGCACACACCCAAACCTTATTTTAGTCTCCCTTCCTGAGCCACACTCACATAAACTGAGATGGGAGGAGCCAAGGCAACTTTATCCTAAAAGATAATCCTCATCGTGCATTGGCTCGATCACAAATGATAGACTTTGTATTGGTTAGAGGACAGCTAATGTAACATAGCAGCGAAGAAACTTGGACCATAATTCTGTGCACAAGGAGTTGGTCCCATAGGAATCACATTATGTGGCATGTGGGTCAAGGAGCTGCCAAGTCAAACCTTATACCTGCCATGACCCCACTACATagttaacagcacaatcctactcAGAGGCAGGTCCCATTGAGGATTGCAAAGTCCTTGTCTCACAGCCTCTTCCCCACATCTGTAATAATGTACTGATACTGACCTACCTTTAATGGCTTGTTGCCATGAGATTATGTATGTGAAATGCTAGGTTTGAACACAGTAGGATGCTATCGTTCATACCAAGTTAGTTGTAATGACCAGCTtgtcctgttgatttcaatggaacttaagtTCAGATACATAACCAAGCAATCCCAACCATGTCTATTTGGAAGTCCTATTGTatgcaatgggacttattcccaggcaaGTGACTGCAACCTTGGCTAGAATACTAACCTCAGTTACCTGGGAATTaccccaatgaattcaatggagcttaattctgagtagccatggttaggactgcagtctcagtCTGGATGCAGCCCAGTGTGCTCTCAGATTACAGTCCCTAGAACAAACCATGCCAGCCAAAGTTATTATGGTTTCTCTTTATTGTTTGATATATTTATGTACCACATTATATGTTAAAGATAGATTTTCTGATAtacatttttcatcttttttaccACAATTACACCACACATACATTGGAAACAGCTCCACAGATCTGGTAGTTGCACAgaatgggttttttgtgtgtgttttgtttcatatccagaatacttttttttttcaaatccaacagcttgattttattttattttgtaatttagAAATAAAAATGACCTAATCCAAAACTGAACTCCCAAGTCTCTGATAATGGATCTCAGATGGAGGTCAAGGAAGGTATTGGACTTGAGTTGGTATGGAAGTATTAAGCAGTCCTTACTAGTTGTTTTAATATACAATGTAAGCACTACAGCTTTTGTGGCTCATCATTGGTCACCGAAACCATTTCAACTAGTTGCTCATACAATCTAAATCTTGCATTAAGTTTCATCAGGTCATTATGTGGCCCAGTGTCCTAGCACAAGGATCCCAAGAGACTGGGGTgccttttctattaaaaaaaaaaaaaaaaccaagactgAATTGCATAATACTTGCAGAAATATTACCAGGAAACCTCTCATTATTTCCAAATACAGAATTTCATCTTCCTTATAAAGATAAGAGTTTTTAGACTAGTGAATGAACAGgacaaggaaatatttcaaatattttctctctgataatatctaaatatatatatatctatatatgagtCTTCTtaagtttctttaaaaagtctGCTGGGCTAAGCATTTGATCTGAAAACTTTGCTTAAGTTTCTGTGATAGAATCTCTTGGGTGTActtaactaaaacaaaacaaaaagaaagaacaacattTCTCCTTTGATGAGGATTCATAATCATTTGACTATGTGGATGTTCTGTGTGATTCTCTCTCAATCCCTCCCTTTAAATGAAACCAGCTCAACTCATCCTTTAGTCTTCTGTATTGGTGCTATAAGCCTCAATGAGGCCTTCTAAAGAGTGAATGAACCCAGACACACTGCATATACCCCCTATTACAAAAATGGCCACATCAAAGAAGACATGGTGCCACAAGAGCTTCCTCCACAAAAGCTTGAGGTGGAAGAGGCTGGGGAGAAGGAAGCAGAGGCCTGCACCTGTGAGGCTCCCGGTCAGGCCCATCAGGAGGGCAAAATGAGGGACATAAATGGCCATCAACAAGGTAAAAACTACAAGGGCACACCTGAGGGTGAGTCCCCAGGATTTGATCCTGCCATCACCTCCATAGCAATTAGGGAAGAAGGCCCTCGCTCCATCTTGGAAGAGGGATCTCTCCAGGACCTCCACAGCTGCAAAGAACGGCAATGGGTAAGACAGCAAAGCTTTGGCCACCAAGAAAAGGTTGACGACGGCCCTAATGGTGGATGGCAAGTTATCTGTGATGACTTCCTTTGTCTCATCGGCCCAAGTCAGGTAGGCAACCAAGGCAAAGAGTCCCTTCAGGATGCAAGCAGCTATGTGAGTCCAGTTCATCATGCAGTGGAACTCCTTAGGGTTCTGCATGTTCCCTTCTAAGGAAGGCAGAAAGATCTGAGAGGTGTAGCTGAAGACAATGATGCCGATGGAGATGGGGAACTTCTTCACATCAATGTAAAACTTGACTTTGTCCCACGCCCAGTCACGGGCTCTGGAGAGGCAGTAGGCGATGACTAAAACATTGATCACAAAATGGGCCAAGGTGCAGAGCAAGCTGAACTTGGAGACAGCCTTGAGGTTCTTCAAGAAAGCACAAGGGAGGAGCACAGCTGTGGCAATGATGGACCATGATTTCTGAGAGACGGGCAAGGTTGGGAAGCTGTTGTACATCAGGTTGCCACTGACCACCACATAGAGGATGCAGGTCATGACCAACTCTATGATCTGAGCCACATTCACAATCCTGCCCCCAAGCGAGGGGAACCTGGGAGCACAGCAAGCATTCGCAATGTCCACATAGGAGTCTCTCACCCTGACTATCTCCCCGTCTTCGTTCTCTTCATAGAGACAGGCAATGAGGATTTTCCCAGTGTAGCAGCAAACCACTGCtgcaaatataattaaaaacagtcCTAGGTATCCACCATGGAGTATAGCATAGGGCAGGCCAAGGACAAACATCCCCTAAAAAGAGACAAAATGGAGACTGTGTTGCTCAGTTTTACTTAGCACGTgacaactcgggggggggggtgtggaggaggaaggggcacaAACAAAATGCAAGGGCCTGttacccaccccccacccctccaatcttccatagaatgaaataaaaatcagGACAGACCCCAGAAAGAAATGGCATACTTCACTTTTCTGCATGTAATAACTCTTAAATGTTTGGACGTAATCACAAAACCTTTATTTAAGGTAGCGGTGGTAGGGATTCTGTCATTTAAAGtctgtggtttctttcttttttaaaaaataaaaagctgtatGCTTTGGGGAGAGGGAAAGCACAAATAGTTAAATattccaaagcttttttttttaaaccagttaAGTAATCCATAATGTCTTGGAATAAATTTCAATAAATCATCGTCCTTGCTTGcagaggtttttgttgttttttttaactcacattaagactgcaatcctaaacacatttgcaaggaagtaagccccaatgaacacCATAGGATTTACCTCTAGGTAAGAATGCATTGGATTAACTGCATTTCTTTAAATGGCTATTGACCCTTTTTCGTTtgactgggttgttgttttttttaaaagatccaaAGCATTGGAGCAATCTTGAAAATACCTCACACAAAGAAGTGGCTGGCAGCTCTCAAATTCATTCCCTTCTTTGAAAATTGGAAGGATATGTTTTGAATCAGTAGCAAACACAAATATTCCtaactcttccccttcccctttgtaTCTTATCTTGTTAAAACTGTAAGCAGCTGGCTCAATTTGCtgctcttttaaaatatatatatataaatttgtaCATAGTACCTGGTGCAATATCAGACACAATAATAAAGTTTGGGTGTTTCAAACTGCTTGGAGTTATAATCTGAGGATCAGAAcaattcctttcctctcctctcctcccccctcccaaatatgtCATTCTGCAGTGAAACATTCGTTAATTCATTATTGCAAATGTAAAATGCCCTGGTTTAAGATAGAAGACATTCCGATTAGGTTCCCTATGCAAACTGAAAACCGGTTCAGCCGAATGAATCCAGTCCTATGGCTGGACTGGTTTATAACCCATATTGGTGAATCGTTACAGAGGGCATTTTTAGAAGCAGTCTTGATAATCGAAGATCCCTCTAGGTATCCAAAAAAAACCTCCGTCCCATTTTCAattaagaaaacttttttttaacaaaaattcgATTTGGCTATAAATTAAATTGAATTTTATCAGACCTGGCAATAAATTGGACagggaaatgttttaaaatatcaatAGAAAGTCTTGGGGAGTCTCACATTCCGTTTCCAGCCTTTTAATACCAAACGAAAATCGATCACAAATATGGAAATGCAAACTTTATCTTCCTATGAAGCATTTCCTGATCTATTATTACTTTCC
This genomic interval carries:
- the SLC32A1 gene encoding vesicular inhibitory amino acid transporter — protein: MATLIRSKISNVATSVSNKSQAKVSGVFARLGFQAATDEEAVGFVHCDDLDYEHRQGLQMDILKSEGSEEGGEPPLEGDIHYQRDGTGPLPPSASKDEGVCSELSGQGKPRITAWEAGWNVTNAIQGMFVLGLPYAILHGGYLGLFLIIFAAVVCCYTGKILIACLYEENEDGEIVRVRDSYVDIANACCAPRFPSLGGRIVNVAQIIELVMTCILYVVVSGNLMYNSFPTLPVSQKSWSIIATAVLLPCAFLKNLKAVSKFSLLCTLAHFVINVLVIAYCLSRARDWAWDKVKFYIDVKKFPISIGIIVFSYTSQIFLPSLEGNMQNPKEFHCMMNWTHIAACILKGLFALVAYLTWADETKEVITDNLPSTIRAVVNLFLVAKALLSYPLPFFAAVEVLERSLFQDGARAFFPNCYGGDGRIKSWGLTLRCALVVFTLLMAIYVPHFALLMGLTGSLTGAGLCFLLPSLFHLKLLWRKLLWHHVFFDVAIFVIGGICSVSGFIHSLEGLIEAYSTNTED